From a region of the Mycobacterium sp. SMC-8 genome:
- a CDS encoding phosphoglycerate kinase, with product MGIKSLDDLLSEGVSGRGVLVRSDLNVPLDGDKITDPGRIIASVPTLKALSDAGAKVVVAAHLGRPEGKPDPKFSLAPVAKALSDKLGRHVQLAGDVVGSDALARSEGLTDGDILLLENIRFDPRETSKDEAERLELAKALVELVGGPESGAAYVSDGFGVVHRKQASVYEVAMLLPHYAGTLVCTEIKVLQRLTEAGEKPYAVVLGGSKVSDKLAVIENLATKADSLIIGGGMCFTFLAAQGLSVGSSLLEESMIGTCRKLLDDYGDVLHLPVDIVVAEKFAADSEPQTVAADKIPDDRMGLDIGPESVRRFSALLSNAKTIFWNGPMGVFEFPAFAAGTKGVAEAIIGATGKGAFSVVGGGDSAAAVRQLGLPEDGFSHISTGGGASLEYLEGKELPGIAVLESPEN from the coding sequence ATGGGCATCAAGTCACTCGACGATCTTCTGTCCGAGGGTGTTTCGGGGCGGGGCGTGTTGGTGCGCTCCGACCTGAACGTCCCGCTGGACGGCGACAAAATCACCGACCCAGGGCGCATCATCGCCTCGGTGCCGACGCTGAAGGCGCTCAGTGACGCCGGCGCCAAGGTCGTCGTCGCCGCCCACCTCGGCAGGCCCGAGGGCAAGCCGGACCCCAAGTTCTCCCTCGCGCCGGTCGCCAAGGCGCTCAGCGACAAGCTCGGCAGGCATGTCCAGCTGGCCGGCGACGTGGTCGGCAGCGACGCGCTGGCGCGTTCGGAAGGGCTGACCGACGGCGACATCCTGTTGCTGGAGAACATCCGTTTCGACCCGCGCGAGACCAGCAAGGACGAGGCGGAGCGGCTTGAGCTGGCCAAGGCGCTCGTCGAGCTCGTCGGCGGCCCAGAGTCCGGGGCAGCTTACGTATCAGACGGGTTCGGGGTGGTGCACCGCAAGCAGGCCTCGGTCTACGAGGTCGCGATGCTGTTGCCGCACTACGCCGGCACGCTGGTCTGCACCGAGATCAAGGTGCTCCAGCGGCTGACCGAAGCCGGCGAGAAGCCGTACGCGGTGGTGCTCGGGGGTTCGAAGGTGTCGGACAAGCTCGCGGTGATCGAGAACCTCGCGACCAAGGCCGACAGCCTGATCATCGGCGGCGGAATGTGCTTCACCTTCCTTGCCGCACAGGGCCTTTCGGTGGGCAGCTCGCTTCTCGAAGAGAGCATGATCGGCACCTGCCGCAAACTGCTCGACGACTACGGCGACGTGCTGCACCTACCCGTCGACATCGTCGTCGCCGAGAAGTTCGCCGCGGACTCGGAGCCGCAGACGGTGGCCGCCGACAAGATCCCGGACGACAGGATGGGTCTGGACATCGGCCCGGAGTCGGTGCGGCGGTTCTCCGCGTTGCTGTCCAACGCGAAGACGATCTTTTGGAACGGCCCGATGGGCGTGTTCGAGTTCCCGGCCTTCGCCGCGGGCACCAAGGGGGTGGCCGAGGCCATCATCGGCGCCACCGGTAAGGGCGCGTTCAGCGTGGTCGGCGGCGGCGACTCCGCGGCCGCGGTGCGCCAGCTCGGTTTGCCCGAGGACGGTTTCTCGCACATTTCCACCGGTGGCGGCGCGTCGCTGGAATACCTTGAGGGCAAAGAGTTGCCAGGCATCGCCGTCCTCGAAAGTCCCGAGAACTAG
- the tpiA gene encoding triose-phosphate isomerase yields the protein MSRKPLIAGNWKMNLNHFEAIALVQKIAFSLPDKYFDKVDVTVLPPFTDLRSVQTLVDGDKLRLTYGAQDVSQHDSGAYTGEISGAFLAKLGCTFVVVGHSERRTYHHEDDALVAAKAAAAFRHGLIPIICIGEHLDVREAGNHVSYNVNQLRGSLAGLSAEQIGQAVIAYEPVWAIGTGRVASAADAQEVCKAIRDELGNLTSAEIAAGVRVLYGGSVNAKNVGEIVGQGDVDGALVGGASLDGEQFATLSAIAAGGPLP from the coding sequence GTGTCCCGTAAGCCGCTGATCGCCGGCAACTGGAAGATGAACCTGAACCACTTCGAGGCGATCGCGTTGGTGCAGAAGATCGCATTCTCGTTGCCGGACAAGTACTTCGACAAGGTCGATGTCACGGTGCTCCCGCCGTTCACCGATCTGCGCAGTGTGCAGACGCTGGTCGACGGTGACAAGCTGCGGCTCACCTACGGCGCCCAGGATGTGTCCCAGCATGATTCCGGCGCCTACACCGGCGAGATCAGCGGGGCGTTCCTGGCGAAGCTGGGCTGCACATTCGTCGTGGTCGGGCACTCCGAGCGGCGTACCTACCACCACGAGGACGACGCGCTGGTGGCCGCCAAGGCGGCGGCGGCGTTCAGGCACGGGCTCATCCCGATCATCTGCATCGGCGAGCACCTCGACGTTCGCGAGGCGGGCAACCACGTCTCGTACAACGTCAACCAGCTACGCGGCTCGCTGGCCGGGCTGTCTGCCGAACAGATCGGGCAGGCTGTCATCGCCTACGAGCCCGTCTGGGCGATCGGGACCGGACGGGTGGCCAGCGCGGCGGACGCCCAGGAGGTGTGTAAGGCCATCCGCGACGAACTGGGCAATCTGACCTCCGCTGAGATCGCGGCCGGGGTGCGGGTGCTCTACGGCGGTTCGGTGAACGCCAAGAACGTCGGCGAGATCGTCGGTCAGGGCGACGTCGACGGAGCGCTCGTGGGCGGCGCCTCACTGGACGGCGAGCAGTTCGCCACACTGTCGGCGATCGCCGCGGGCGGCCCGCTTCCCTGA
- the secG gene encoding preprotein translocase subunit SecG: protein MQLALQIILVVTSVLVVLLVLLHRAKGGGLSSLFGGGVQSSLSGSTVVEKNLDRLTLFVTGIWIVSIVGMALQIKYS, encoded by the coding sequence ATGCAATTGGCCCTGCAGATCATCCTGGTCGTGACCAGTGTGTTGGTCGTCCTCCTGGTACTGCTGCATCGCGCCAAGGGTGGCGGTCTGTCCAGCCTGTTCGGTGGCGGTGTGCAGTCCAGCCTGTCCGGCTCCACCGTCGTGGAGAAGAACCTCGACCGCCTGACGCTGTTCGTCACCGGTATTTGGATCGTGTCCATCGTCGGGATGGCGCTCCAGATCAAGTACAGCTGA